A region from the Euleptes europaea isolate rEulEur1 chromosome 13, rEulEur1.hap1, whole genome shotgun sequence genome encodes:
- the SUDS3 gene encoding sin3 histone deacetylase corepressor complex component SDS3, translated as MSVAALVPPALPPGPPPPLPPPPPATALPPGSGPAAAAVIAAAAAESYEEEELDSPADEEDGERSGRARDSDEDTEDASETDLAKHDEEDYVEMKEQMYQDKLASLKRQLQQLQEGTLQEYQKRMKKLDQQYKERIRNAELFLQLETEQVERNYIKEKKAAVKEFEDKKIELKENLIAELEEKKKMIESEKLTMELTGDSMEVKPIMTRKLRRRPNDPVPIPDKRRKPAPAQLNYLLTDEQIMEDLRTLNKLKSPKRPASPSSPEHLPATPAESPVQRFEARIEDGKLYYDKRWYHKSQAIYLESKENTKISCVISSVGANEIWVRKTSDSTKMRIYLGQLQRGAFVIRRRSAA; from the exons ATGAGCGTCGCCGCGCTGGTCCCTCCCGCGCTCCcgcccgggccgccgccgccgctgcctcctCCGCCTCCCGCCACAGCGTTGCCCCCGGGATCAGGCCCTGCCGCCGCCGCGGtcatcgccgccgccgccgccgagagCTACGAAGAGGAGGAGCTGGATAGTCCCGCCGACGAGGAGGATGGGGAGCGCAGCGGCCGCGCGCGGGACTCGGACGAGG ATACCGAGGATGCTAGTGAAACTGATCTGGCCAAACATGATGAAGAGGATTATGTAGAAATGAAGGAACA GATGTACCAGGATAAACTGGCATCTCTTAAGAGGCAGCTACAGCAACTGCAAGAAG GTACTTTACAAGAGTATCAGAAAAGAATGAAAAAATTGGATCAGCAATACAAGGAGAGGATACGTAATGCAG AACTCTTTCTTCAGCTGGAA ACAGAGCAGGTAGAGAGGAACTACATCAAGGAGAAGAAGGCAGCTGTGAAGGAATTTGAAGATAAAAAGATTGAGCTGAAGGAAAACTTGATTGCTGagttggaagagaagaagaaaatgatAGAGAGCGAAAAGCTAACCATGGAGCTAACGGGCG ATTCCATGGAGGTGAAGCCTATCATGACAAGAAAATTGAGGCGGCGGCCGAATGACCCTGTTCCTATTCCTGACAAAAGGAGGAAGCCAGCCCCTG CTCAGCTTAATTACCTTCTAACGGATGAACAGATAATGGAGGATCTGCGGACCCTCAATAAG CTTAAATCACCTAAAAGACCAG CATCTCCTTCATCCCCAGAGCACCTGCCAGCTACACCAGCTGAATCCCCAGTGCAGCGATTTGAAGCAAGGATAGAAGATGGCAAACTTTACTATGATAAAAGATG GTATCACAAGAGCCAGGCTATTTATTTGGAATCGAAAGAGAACACCAAAATCAGCTGTGTGATCAGTTCTGTGGGAGCCAACGAG